In Mycolicibacterium alvei, a single window of DNA contains:
- a CDS encoding zinc-binding dehydrogenase — MQRVVVADCSVIIAVDRNAQRLELAKELGATHTVLAETGNPAEEVRRITGRGVQYAVETTGVPSVFTTMTESLAPRGVAGVLGAAALGTSASLDIGSLLPMGSPSK, encoded by the coding sequence GTGCAGCGCGTTGTTGTGGCCGATTGCTCGGTGATCATCGCGGTGGACCGGAACGCGCAGCGCCTGGAGCTGGCCAAGGAACTCGGCGCCACGCACACCGTCCTCGCCGAGACCGGCAATCCAGCGGAGGAAGTACGCAGGATCACCGGGAGGGGCGTTCAGTATGCGGTGGAGACCACCGGCGTTCCGTCCGTATTCACCACAATGACGGAGTCGCTCGCTCCCCGTGGCGTGGCAGGCGTATTGGGTGCGGCAGCACTGGGTACCAGCGCCTCGCTGGACATCGGGTCGCTGCTGCCGATGGGATCACCATCAAAATGA
- a CDS encoding aryl-alcohol dehydrogenase yields MITEGDSVPSVFIPQLIELHRSGRFPFDRLIKTYSFDRINEAFEDSANGSTLKPVVLFT; encoded by the coding sequence ATGATCACTGAGGGCGATTCCGTCCCGTCGGTGTTCATCCCTCAGCTCATCGAACTGCACCGGTCCGGCCGGTTCCCGTTTGATCGACTGATCAAGACCTACTCATTCGACCGCATCAACGAAGCCTTCGAGGACTCCGCCAACGGAAGCACCCTGAAGCCGGTCGTGCTCTTCACCTGA